In the Olleya sp. Hel_I_94 genome, one interval contains:
- a CDS encoding RNA polymerase sigma factor, protein MKVVTLDNIELCKQNNRKAQLQVYQQYCDAMYHVALRFVNHTAEAEDVVQEAFIKAFTKLHQFKGDVTFGAWLKRIVINKSIDYLKSKKQRLVELDEVHLKVIDTNTDDKWLVEDTTTLDQIKQAINSLPEKYKYVVMLFLIEGYDHQEISEILNITEVASRTQLSRGKVKLQALLKQNDYGERY, encoded by the coding sequence GTGAAAGTCGTTACTTTAGATAACATCGAGTTGTGTAAACAAAATAACCGTAAGGCACAATTACAAGTGTATCAGCAATATTGCGATGCTATGTATCATGTTGCATTACGTTTTGTAAATCACACTGCCGAAGCTGAAGATGTCGTACAAGAGGCTTTTATAAAAGCCTTTACAAAACTACATCAATTTAAAGGTGACGTTACTTTTGGTGCATGGTTAAAACGTATTGTTATTAATAAAAGTATTGATTACTTAAAATCTAAAAAACAACGCTTAGTTGAATTAGATGAGGTGCATCTGAAAGTAATAGATACTAATACTGATGACAAATGGTTAGTAGAAGACACAACAACTTTAGACCAAATAAAGCAAGCCATTAATAGTCTTCCGGAAAAATATAAGTACGTAGTCATGCTATTTTTAATAGAAGGGTATGACCATCAAGAGATTTCAGAAATTTTAAATATTACCGAAGTCGCGTCGCGTACCCAATTATCCAGAGGAAAAGTAAAATTGCAAGCCCTTTTAAAACAAAACGATTATGGCGAAAGATATTAG
- a CDS encoding DUF2911 domain-containing protein, with product MKKLIYLLIIVVIGVLGYQFTTKTGLFNQPLSPKDTAGIKINDLDLRVVYNRPSKRDRAIFGALVPFNKVWRTGANEATTFETNHDLSVNGVKLPKGKYTLWTVPMQNNWKVMFNSKQYDWGVNEKMEPNWDPNYDVVEVEVPAQILDKPVEQFTVAFDNSTDDLKMTMAWDVVKIEVPLKD from the coding sequence ATGAAAAAACTTATATATCTATTAATTATCGTTGTAATTGGCGTTTTAGGCTATCAATTTACTACAAAAACAGGCTTATTTAATCAACCTTTAAGTCCAAAGGACACTGCTGGTATAAAAATTAACGACTTAGATTTAAGAGTAGTTTATAATAGACCATCTAAACGTGATAGAGCTATTTTTGGCGCTTTAGTGCCTTTTAATAAAGTTTGGCGTACTGGAGCAAATGAGGCGACTACCTTTGAAACCAATCACGATTTATCTGTAAATGGTGTAAAGCTTCCTAAAGGAAAATATACACTTTGGACTGTACCTATGCAAAACAATTGGAAAGTTATGTTTAACTCCAAACAATATGATTGGGGAGTTAACGAAAAAATGGAACCAAATTGGGATCCAAATTATGACGTTGTAGAAGTAGAAGTGCCTGCACAAATCTTAGATAAACCAGTCGAGCAGTTTACAGTAGCATTTGACAATAGTACAGACGACTTAAAAATGACTATGGCTTGGGACGTTGTAAAAATTGAAGTGCCTTTAAAAGATTAA
- the meaB gene encoding methylmalonyl Co-A mutase-associated GTPase MeaB, with protein MSKKKSALSEQDGVSSPEMTNANAVLKIKAKRKLQRTTQDLVTAILKGNITALSQAITLVESKNPKHTDQANAIIKACLPHANTSVRIGITGVPGVGKSTFIEAFGTHLTTLNKKVAVLAVDPSSSITKGSILGDKTRMEELVKNTNAFIRPSASGTSLGGVARKTRETIILCEAAGFDTIIIETVGVGQSETAVHSMVDFFLLLKLAGAGDELQGIKRGIIEMADAIAINKADGDNVKRAKMAKVEFNRALHMYPIKDSNWQPKVTLCSALTNDGIDAIWDVILDYITLTKQNNYFNTKRTEQNKFWLLQTIEEQLKSVFFNNPEIKLELNKQLALIEANKTTPFAAADYLLGLG; from the coding sequence ATGTCCAAAAAAAAATCAGCATTAAGCGAGCAAGATGGTGTATCCTCTCCAGAGATGACCAATGCAAATGCTGTTTTAAAAATTAAGGCAAAACGCAAACTGCAACGTACAACACAAGACTTAGTAACCGCTATTTTAAAAGGTAATATAACTGCTTTAAGCCAAGCCATTACTTTAGTAGAAAGCAAAAACCCGAAGCATACAGATCAAGCCAATGCTATTATTAAAGCATGTTTACCTCATGCCAATACTTCTGTTAGAATTGGTATTACAGGTGTTCCTGGTGTTGGAAAAAGCACTTTTATTGAAGCGTTTGGAACACATCTAACAACTTTAAACAAAAAAGTTGCAGTCTTAGCTGTAGATCCAAGTAGCAGTATTACTAAAGGAAGTATTTTAGGTGACAAAACCCGAATGGAAGAGTTGGTTAAAAACACCAATGCTTTTATACGTCCATCTGCTTCCGGAACCTCTTTAGGTGGTGTTGCTAGAAAAACACGAGAAACCATTATCCTTTGTGAAGCAGCAGGTTTTGATACAATTATTATAGAAACCGTTGGTGTTGGACAAAGCGAAACTGCAGTACACAGTATGGTCGACTTTTTTCTACTTTTAAAATTAGCAGGAGCTGGAGACGAGTTACAAGGTATAAAACGAGGTATTATTGAAATGGCAGACGCCATAGCCATTAATAAAGCAGATGGTGACAATGTTAAACGTGCTAAAATGGCTAAAGTCGAGTTTAACAGAGCTTTACATATGTATCCAATAAAAGACTCTAATTGGCAACCTAAAGTAACGTTATGCAGTGCCTTAACAAACGATGGTATAGATGCGATTTGGGATGTGATTTTGGATTACATAACACTTACCAAACAGAATAACTATTTTAATACCAAGCGTACAGAACAAAATAAATTCTGGTTACTTCAAACTATTGAAGAGCAACTTAAAAGTGTCTTTTTTAATAATCCAGAAATTAAATTAGAACTTAATAAACAACTAGCTTTAATTGAAGCTAATAAAACCACTCCTTTTGCTGCTGCAGATTATTTATTGGGATTAGGGTAA
- a CDS encoding NAD-dependent epimerase/dehydratase family protein — MKILVTGAVGFIGSHTCEHLHDLGHEVVGIDNFNNYYSLALKTLNEKALLQKGITVITADLRNQDLADVLPKDINYIFHFAAQPGISASSTFEDYFTNNIIATKNLTDYALQCPNLELFVNIGTSSIYGLEATFPETKAPKPASYYGVTKLTAEQLVLQKSREQLFKSCSLRLYSVIGPRERPEKMYTKLIACAFNGDAFPLYEGSATHLRSFTYVGDIVDGIVSVIGKENKVDGEIINLGTEVEHTTQDGIEAVEQVIGQSIKIDHVKARVGDQLRTKANIDKAKQLLDYNPQTTLLEGVKAQVEWYKANFL; from the coding sequence ATGAAGATATTAGTCACTGGAGCAGTAGGTTTTATAGGCTCTCACACCTGTGAGCATTTACACGATTTAGGTCATGAAGTTGTTGGTATAGATAATTTTAATAATTATTATAGCTTAGCGCTGAAAACTTTAAACGAAAAAGCACTGTTACAAAAAGGTATTACAGTAATTACTGCCGATTTAAGAAACCAGGATTTAGCAGACGTTTTACCAAAAGACATCAACTATATTTTTCATTTTGCAGCACAACCAGGTATTTCGGCAAGTTCAACTTTTGAAGATTATTTTACTAACAATATTATTGCGACTAAGAATCTTACAGATTATGCATTACAATGCCCAAATTTAGAATTATTTGTAAATATAGGGACTTCCTCCATTTATGGATTAGAAGCAACTTTTCCGGAAACCAAAGCGCCTAAACCTGCATCGTACTATGGTGTTACTAAATTAACTGCCGAGCAGTTAGTATTGCAAAAAAGTAGAGAGCAATTATTTAAAAGTTGCTCGTTAAGACTATATTCTGTTATAGGACCAAGAGAACGTCCAGAAAAAATGTACACCAAATTAATTGCTTGTGCATTTAATGGAGATGCATTTCCATTATACGAAGGTAGCGCAACCCATTTAAGAAGTTTTACTTATGTTGGTGATATTGTGGACGGAATTGTAAGCGTGATAGGAAAAGAAAACAAAGTAGATGGCGAAATTATTAATCTTGGTACAGAGGTTGAACATACCACACAAGATGGAATAGAAGCGGTTGAGCAAGTCATTGGTCAGTCCATTAAAATAGATCATGTTAAGGCTAGAGTAGGAGACCAATTGCGTACTAAAGCAAACATAGATAAAGCTAAACAGTTACTTGATTATAATCCGCAAACTACTTTATTAGAAGGTGTTAAGGCGCAAGTCGAATGGTATAAGGCTAATTTTTTATAA
- a CDS encoding glycosyltransferase family 2 protein, producing MNYQFTIVVPVYNEEDNLLRVEKELLAYTQIATKTTKILFVNDGSKDKSQDLIEAICSRHDAFDYILFKDNRGLSAAIKAGFDYTTTPLVGYIDSDLQTAPEDFNLLLAHIGEYDLVTGVRANRKDSFVKNMSSKIANGIRRAFTKDGMDDTGCPLKVIKTDYAKRIPMFKGLHRFLPAMIMLQNGKTKQIPVQHFPRVAGEAKFGVWNRLLGPLMDCFAYLWMKKKYINYEVAKQK from the coding sequence ATGAATTACCAATTTACCATCGTCGTTCCTGTTTATAATGAGGAAGATAATTTACTTAGAGTGGAAAAAGAGTTATTAGCTTACACGCAAATAGCAACCAAAACCACTAAAATATTATTTGTTAATGATGGCTCAAAAGATAAAAGTCAAGATTTAATTGAAGCTATTTGTAGTAGACACGATGCTTTTGACTATATATTATTTAAAGACAATCGTGGTTTAAGTGCTGCTATAAAAGCTGGTTTTGACTACACTACCACGCCTTTAGTGGGATATATTGACTCTGATTTACAAACTGCACCAGAAGATTTTAATTTACTACTAGCACATATAGGCGAGTATGATTTAGTTACTGGTGTACGTGCTAACCGTAAAGATAGTTTTGTAAAAAACATGTCGTCTAAAATTGCAAACGGAATTAGACGTGCATTTACTAAAGACGGAATGGATGATACTGGTTGTCCATTAAAAGTAATTAAAACGGACTATGCTAAACGTATTCCAATGTTTAAAGGATTACACCGTTTTTTACCTGCTATGATTATGTTGCAAAATGGAAAAACTAAGCAAATACCTGTACAACATTTTCCTAGAGTTGCTGGCGAGGCTAAATTTGGCGTTTGGAATAGGTTACTAGGACCTTTAATGGATTGCTTTGCGTATTTATGGATGAAGAAAAAATACATTAACTACGAAGTCGCTAAGCAAAAATAA
- a CDS encoding lipid-A-disaccharide synthase N-terminal domain-containing protein, whose translation MSNWIILSIGFLAQTLFSSRLIIQWITSEKQKRVITPTLFWTLSLIASFLLFIYGYLRDDFAIMLGQGLTYYIYIRNLQLQNQWKTFPVGIRYILLLMPVFITVFYFNNNEIDTVKLFKNEAIPFWLLMLGIVSQIVFTLRFVYQWIYSEKNKESSLPLGFWALSLIGSLLILTYAIFRVDYVLLVGHSLGAVIYFRNLLILKKQDA comes from the coding sequence ATGAGTAATTGGATTATTCTTAGCATAGGCTTTTTAGCGCAAACATTATTCTCTTCTCGGTTAATAATCCAATGGATTACTAGCGAGAAACAAAAACGTGTAATCACGCCTACTTTATTTTGGACGCTTAGTTTAATCGCTTCGTTTTTGCTATTTATTTATGGGTATTTACGCGATGATTTTGCTATTATGCTTGGTCAAGGGTTAACCTATTATATTTATATCAGAAATTTACAATTGCAAAACCAATGGAAAACATTTCCGGTTGGTATACGTTATATCTTATTATTAATGCCAGTATTTATAACTGTATTTTATTTTAATAATAATGAAATTGATACTGTTAAGTTATTTAAAAACGAAGCTATTCCGTTTTGGCTGTTAATGTTAGGGATCGTCTCTCAGATAGTGTTTACATTACGTTTTGTGTACCAATGGATATATTCTGAAAAAAACAAAGAGTCCTCTTTACCACTTGGCTTTTGGGCTTTAAGCTTAATAGGGTCGTTATTAATTTTAACCTACGCTATATTTAGGGTCGATTATGTGCTATTGGTAGGACACTCTTTAGGTGCTGTAATTTACTTCAGAAATTTGTTAATCTTAAAAAAGCAAGATGCCTAA
- a CDS encoding ArnT family glycosyltransferase, which translates to MPKLLKDYPIIFICLLLAVMLLPNLETIQVTIMEARNFITAREMLLDDHWILTTMNGEARYEKPPLPTWLTAISGIIFGVKSVFGMRLPAIIMIMILAVYSFKLSKTILKSRAHSMINTLILITSFYVIGITIEAPWDIFTHGFMMIAIYHLFKFFKSENTDWKHTIIAAFCIGFSILSKGPISFYALLLPFLLAFSFSFNYKNIKTKVLPIIVILILSLVVGGWWYFYVRLEDPTTFAAITSKETGNWTSYNVRPFYYYWSFFTQSGLWTIPAFISLLFPYLKRRVVHYKAYKFTFLWTLFAVILLSIIPEKKSRYLMPVLIPLALNIGFYIEYLIRKFKTLKDKRETIPVYFNFGLIGLIGLVAPFVLYFQFKTQLNNSLFPFIIFAIIVFTLGLAILLQLIKKEIKHVFLLTTAFFGALFLFGLPVFKTFTSDNFKPITTLLKTHKQKDIKLYAIDYVSPETIWQYGAKIPQIKQGNNAYNFPLEAEFGVLSNGINPKNQAILFEKYNIKEMAIYDLNESEPDSKQYKDRLINTYYYFTKK; encoded by the coding sequence ATGCCTAAATTATTAAAAGATTATCCAATCATCTTTATTTGTTTGCTATTAGCAGTTATGCTATTACCTAACTTAGAGACCATACAAGTAACTATAATGGAAGCACGTAATTTTATTACTGCTAGAGAGATGTTATTGGATGATCATTGGATATTAACTACCATGAATGGCGAAGCACGTTACGAAAAACCACCTTTACCAACATGGCTTACCGCTATTTCTGGAATTATTTTTGGTGTAAAAAGTGTTTTTGGAATGCGTTTACCTGCTATTATTATGATAATGATTTTGGCTGTTTATAGTTTTAAATTATCCAAAACCATATTAAAAAGCAGAGCACATAGCATGATTAACACGTTAATATTAATAACATCGTTTTACGTTATTGGTATTACTATTGAAGCTCCTTGGGATATTTTTACTCATGGCTTTATGATGATTGCAATCTATCATTTATTTAAATTTTTTAAATCAGAAAACACAGATTGGAAACATACTATTATTGCTGCTTTTTGTATTGGTTTTTCAATATTAAGCAAAGGACCTATTAGCTTTTATGCTTTATTACTTCCTTTTTTACTAGCTTTTAGCTTTAGTTTTAACTATAAGAACATCAAAACTAAAGTGCTACCAATAATTGTTATTTTGATATTATCATTAGTTGTTGGTGGCTGGTGGTACTTTTATGTAAGATTAGAGGATCCAACTACATTTGCTGCTATTACTAGTAAAGAAACAGGAAATTGGACCAGCTATAATGTTAGACCTTTTTATTACTACTGGAGCTTTTTTACACAAAGTGGATTATGGACTATTCCGGCTTTTATTAGCTTATTATTTCCGTATTTAAAACGACGTGTAGTTCATTACAAAGCCTATAAGTTTACTTTTTTATGGACCCTATTTGCAGTTATTTTGTTATCTATAATTCCAGAGAAAAAATCTAGATATTTGATGCCTGTTTTAATTCCTTTAGCTTTAAATATTGGATTTTATATTGAGTATTTGATTCGTAAGTTTAAAACGCTAAAAGACAAACGCGAAACCATACCTGTGTATTTTAACTTTGGCTTAATTGGTTTGATTGGTCTTGTGGCTCCTTTTGTGTTGTATTTTCAGTTTAAAACACAATTAAATAATAGCTTATTCCCTTTTATAATATTTGCAATTATCGTGTTTACTTTAGGCTTGGCTATACTTTTGCAATTAATAAAAAAAGAGATTAAACATGTCTTTTTGTTAACTACTGCTTTTTTTGGAGCTTTATTTTTATTTGGCTTACCTGTTTTCAAAACGTTTACAAGCGACAATTTTAAACCCATAACTACGCTTTTAAAAACACATAAACAAAAGGACATAAAATTGTATGCTATTGACTACGTTTCGCCAGAAACCATATGGCAATATGGAGCTAAAATACCTCAGATTAAACAAGGAAACAATGCTTATAACTTTCCGCTTGAAGCGGAATTTGGAGTTTTATCCAACGGAATCAATCCTAAAAATCAAGCTATTCTTTTTGAAAAATATAATATCAAAGAAATGGCTATTTACGATTTAAATGAGAGTGAGCCAGATAGCAAACAATACAAAGATCGATTGATAAATACCTACTATTATTTTACTAAAAAGTAA
- a CDS encoding phosphatase PAP2 family protein, whose product MLDQLVQYDKELFLFLNNLGTTSWDGFWLFYTDKLHWIPFYAVLAFLMYKKLNTKMFVLTLVVIALMILFTDQITNLFKNFLVKRPRPCHEDDLVQAMRLLKSWCGGKYGYFSGHASNSMAVAIFSGLMLRYKYKYLIYILIVWSITMAYSRIYIGVHYPLDVLSGMLFGGLSGFMFYKLDKYLQSRFQLK is encoded by the coding sequence ATGTTAGACCAATTAGTACAATACGATAAAGAACTTTTTTTATTTTTAAATAACCTAGGAACAACGTCATGGGATGGATTTTGGCTGTTTTATACAGATAAATTACATTGGATTCCGTTTTACGCTGTCTTAGCTTTTTTAATGTACAAAAAATTAAATACTAAAATGTTTGTACTAACCTTAGTGGTTATAGCTTTAATGATTTTATTTACAGACCAAATTACTAACCTATTTAAAAATTTCTTGGTAAAACGTCCTAGACCATGTCATGAGGACGATTTAGTGCAAGCCATGCGATTGCTTAAATCGTGGTGTGGTGGTAAATATGGCTACTTTTCTGGACATGCAAGTAACAGTATGGCTGTCGCTATTTTTTCTGGTTTAATGTTAAGATATAAATATAAATATCTAATTTATATACTAATTGTTTGGTCTATAACTATGGCATATAGTAGAATATACATTGGTGTACATTATCCATTAGATGTTTTAAGCGGAATGCTATTTGGTGGACTTTCAGGATTTATGTTTTATAAACTTGATAAATACTTACAATCTAGATTTCAATTAAAATAA
- a CDS encoding MATE family efflux transporter produces MVLSDYTKEFKYNWQLAAPVMLGMLGHTFVSFVDNIMVGQIGTAELAAVSLGNSFMFIAMSIGIGFSTAITPLVAEADSANDFDKGKSAFKHGLFLCTVLGVLLFLLLLLAKPLMYLMKQPVEVVELAIPYLDLVAISLIPLIIFQGIKQFSDGLSLTKYPMYATIVANLVNVGLNYLLIFGKFGFPEMGIVGAAYGTLVSRVIMVAYLWWLLKGRKKSKDYVTNIKFFVLDKLMLKKIIGLGTPSAMQMFFEVAIFTAAIWLSGLLGKNSQAANQVALNLSSMTFMVAMGLSVASMIRVGNQKGLHQYIELRRVAVSLFLMGFIFAVIFASLFLIFNQFFPRLYVDFDDAVNFKDNLEVVTIASQLLIAAAIFQISDSLQVIVLGALRGLQDVKIPTIITFISYWLIGFPISWYLGKAHAYGSFGIWLGLLAGLTTAAILLFIRFNYLTKRLILDSQNN; encoded by the coding sequence ATGGTTTTATCTGATTACACAAAAGAATTTAAATATAATTGGCAATTGGCTGCTCCTGTAATGTTAGGGATGTTGGGTCATACTTTTGTTAGTTTTGTGGACAACATTATGGTTGGTCAAATTGGAACTGCAGAGTTAGCTGCTGTATCTTTAGGTAATAGTTTTATGTTTATAGCTATGTCTATTGGTATTGGCTTTAGTACTGCCATTACGCCTTTAGTGGCGGAAGCAGACAGTGCAAACGATTTTGATAAAGGTAAATCAGCTTTTAAACATGGTTTGTTTTTATGTACCGTTTTAGGTGTTTTACTTTTTTTATTATTGCTATTAGCCAAACCTTTAATGTATTTAATGAAGCAACCTGTTGAGGTTGTAGAGTTGGCCATCCCGTATTTAGATTTAGTAGCAATATCTTTAATTCCCTTAATAATATTTCAAGGAATAAAACAGTTTAGTGATGGGTTATCTTTAACTAAATATCCTATGTATGCTACTATTGTAGCTAACCTAGTTAACGTTGGTTTAAACTATTTACTAATCTTTGGTAAGTTTGGTTTCCCAGAAATGGGTATTGTTGGAGCAGCTTATGGTACTTTAGTGTCGCGTGTTATTATGGTCGCTTATTTATGGTGGTTATTAAAAGGTCGTAAAAAGTCTAAAGATTATGTAACTAATATTAAGTTTTTTGTTTTAGATAAATTAATGCTTAAAAAAATTATAGGATTAGGGACACCAAGTGCTATGCAAATGTTTTTTGAGGTTGCAATTTTTACTGCTGCTATTTGGTTAAGTGGTTTGTTAGGTAAAAACTCTCAAGCAGCAAATCAAGTAGCCCTAAATTTAAGCTCAATGACCTTTATGGTTGCTATGGGATTAAGTGTTGCGTCTATGATTAGAGTAGGTAACCAAAAAGGATTACATCAATATATAGAATTACGTCGTGTAGCTGTATCGCTATTTTTAATGGGCTTTATATTTGCTGTCATTTTTGCTTCTTTATTTTTAATATTTAATCAATTTTTCCCAAGGTTATATGTAGATTTTGATGATGCAGTAAACTTTAAAGATAATCTAGAGGTGGTCACAATAGCCTCGCAATTATTAATTGCAGCAGCTATATTCCAGATAAGTGATAGTTTACAAGTTATTGTACTTGGTGCTTTACGAGGACTTCAGGATGTTAAAATACCAACAATTATTACTTTTATTTCCTATTGGTTAATTGGTTTTCCAATAAGCTGGTATTTGGGTAAAGCACATGCTTATGGTAGTTTTGGAATTTGGTTAGGATTACTAGCAGGCTTAACTACTGCTGCTATTTTATTGTTTATACGTTTTAATTATCTAACTAAAAGGTTAATTTTGGACTCTCAAAATAACTAG
- a CDS encoding glycosyltransferase family 39 protein, which produces MLKNIRYNNRLVYFLLAILYVAFAFPFTPAYIGLGYDQEIFQYIGMIIDHGLVPYKDVFDHKPPIIYFLNYLGFLITPNNTWGVFIILNILGLFSTILVYKIALKQNKKGVLSIVIASLYICLINSHVFLQGGNYTRQFTAYLTIVIMYLVFTKSISKISIVSLGVLLGLIFFTQQNEILGGSVLVAYYLMFKSDFRINTWQEILKNSLLFLLGLSVVFVIILVLIYNWENFSQFINQAYLFNFDNYIQQSSILVKVLKIIYAFGVKLVYLIPLLLASIVIIYGVSFSILKNKKLTIPLIIVSIAFVFQIISTSISGRTFGHYFLMFIPYIMLLIIYSINNIKDTVLKFLLVGLSLSIGGYLFNQIPYKKEETIFLADTLKIVESVKGENKQFYSFDASYLRVNFNLNINSPSKWIYTHYMDDMMLQDILKNLLSSKTRFVLVQNAYLQEFKNLDLFFTTHYNQVLSNNKHSLFQIK; this is translated from the coding sequence ATGCTAAAAAACATTAGGTATAACAATAGATTGGTGTATTTTTTATTAGCTATACTGTATGTAGCTTTTGCTTTTCCATTTACTCCTGCTTATATAGGTTTAGGTTACGATCAAGAGATTTTTCAATATATAGGGATGATAATAGATCACGGTCTAGTCCCGTATAAAGACGTATTTGACCATAAACCACCAATAATCTATTTCCTTAATTATTTGGGTTTTTTGATTACACCCAATAATACATGGGGTGTTTTTATAATATTAAATATCCTTGGTTTATTTAGCACCATACTAGTTTACAAAATAGCATTAAAGCAAAACAAAAAGGGAGTTTTGTCTATAGTCATTGCAAGCCTTTACATTTGTTTAATCAATAGTCATGTGTTTTTGCAAGGTGGTAACTATACTAGGCAATTTACAGCCTATTTAACTATCGTTATAATGTATTTGGTTTTTACAAAATCAATATCTAAAATCAGTATAGTGTCACTTGGTGTTTTATTAGGATTAATATTTTTTACACAACAAAACGAAATTTTAGGAGGTTCAGTTTTAGTCGCTTATTATTTGATGTTTAAGTCAGACTTTAGGATAAATACTTGGCAAGAAATATTGAAAAACAGTCTGCTTTTTTTACTAGGTTTAAGTGTTGTTTTTGTAATTATTTTAGTGCTTATTTATAATTGGGAAAACTTTAGCCAATTTATAAATCAAGCCTACTTATTCAATTTTGACAATTACATTCAGCAAAGTTCTATTTTAGTTAAAGTGCTAAAAATTATATATGCTTTTGGTGTCAAGCTCGTTTATTTAATTCCATTATTATTAGCTAGTATAGTTATAATTTACGGTGTGTCATTTTCAATTTTAAAAAATAAAAAGTTAACTATTCCTTTGATTATTGTCTCCATTGCTTTTGTATTTCAAATTATATCAACTTCAATTTCAGGCAGAACTTTTGGGCATTATTTTTTAATGTTTATACCTTATATCATGCTCTTGATAATATATTCTATTAATAATATTAAGGATACTGTTTTAAAATTTCTACTGGTAGGTTTAAGCTTATCCATAGGAGGGTATTTATTTAATCAAATCCCATACAAAAAGGAAGAGACTATTTTTTTAGCAGATACTCTAAAAATTGTAGAATCCGTTAAAGGTGAAAACAAACAATTTTATTCCTTTGATGCTAGTTATTTAAGAGTCAATTTTAATTTAAATATAAACTCTCCTTCAAAATGGATATACACACATTATATGGACGACATGATGCTACAAGATATTCTAAAAAATCTGCTAAGTAGCAAAACCAGATTCGTGTTAGTTCAAAATGCTTATTTACAAGAATTTAAAAATTTAGATTTATTTTTTACCACTCATTACAATCAAGTATTATCAAATAATAAACATAGTCTGTTTCAAATCAAATAA
- a CDS encoding glycosyltransferase family 2 protein: MLDLNLVMPIYNEDEIIEVVVVDWITHLDKLNINYKIKLYNDGSKDNTLDVITSLQKKYQDRIVVIDKKNSGHGPTILQAYKDSLNANWIFQVDSDNEMKAKYFEQFWNKKEDYDFLIGKRVNRISPLFRKIMTYISYVVVKLFFGKGIKDVNSPYRLIKTEVFNTVFKSIPDDTFAPNIIVAGMACKNNIKVKSIDIEFTERTTGVPTLNTSILKLFKISFKSFYQIISYAKKH, translated from the coding sequence ATGTTAGATTTAAATTTGGTTATGCCAATTTATAACGAAGATGAAATTATTGAAGTTGTAGTAGTCGATTGGATAACTCATCTTGATAAGCTTAATATTAATTATAAGATTAAACTTTACAATGATGGTTCTAAGGATAATACTTTAGATGTTATAACTAGTCTTCAAAAAAAATATCAAGATAGAATAGTAGTAATAGATAAAAAAAATTCAGGACACGGTCCAACAATATTACAAGCTTACAAGGATAGTTTAAACGCTAATTGGATTTTTCAAGTAGATTCTGATAATGAAATGAAAGCCAAATATTTTGAACAGTTTTGGAATAAAAAAGAGGATTATGATTTTTTAATAGGTAAACGTGTTAACCGCATTTCACCTTTATTTAGAAAAATAATGACATACATATCATACGTCGTAGTTAAACTATTTTTTGGTAAAGGGATAAAGGATGTAAATTCACCTTACAGATTAATTAAAACAGAAGTATTTAATACTGTTTTTAAAAGTATTCCAGACGATACGTTTGCGCCTAATATAATTGTTGCAGGAATGGCTTGTAAAAATAATATTAAAGTAAAGTCTATTGATATAGAATTTACAGAACGTACAACTGGTGTCCCTACTTTAAATACTAGCATTTTAAAATTGTTTAAAATTAGTTTTAAATCATTTTATCAAATTATTTCTTATGCTAAAAAACATTAG